A single Zootoca vivipara chromosome 1, rZooViv1.1, whole genome shotgun sequence DNA region contains:
- the FKBP3 gene encoding peptidyl-prolyl cis-trans isomerase FKBP3 codes for MAAPVRPWSPEELRGDALPKKEIVRFLQEQAAHKFLSEHKLLGQIKNVAKTASKEQLITAYNELFETKRFKCTESPEHVAEQVKNVKIDEEKPKETKPEEAVDEGPPKYTKSVLKKGDKINFPKKGDVVHCWYTGKLQDGTVFDSNIQTSSKKKKAAKPLSFKVGVGKVIRGWDEALLTMSKGEKAHLEIEPEWAYGKKGQPDAKIPPNAKLFFEVELVDIE; via the exons ATGGCGGCCCCCGTGCGGCCCTGGAGCCCCGAGGAGCTCCGCGGAGACGCCCTGCCCAAGAAGGAGATCGTCCGCTTCCTGCAGGAGCAGGCGGCGCACAAG TTCCTGTCGGAGCACAAACTACTAGGGCAGATAAAAAATGTGGCCAAGACAGCCAGTAAGGAGCAGCTGATCACGGCATATAATGAGCTCTTTGAAACCAAG AGATTTAAGTGTACTGAGAGTCCAGAGCATGTAGCAGAGCAAGTGAAAAATGTCAAGATTGATGAAGAGAAACCCAAGGAGACAAAGCCTGAGGAAGCTGTGGATGAG GGCCCCCCAAAATATACAAAGTCAGTACTGAAGAAGGGGGATAAAATCAACTTTCCCAAAAAGGGTGATGTTGTTCACTGTTGGTATACAGGGAAGCTGCAAGATGGAACAGTCTTCGATAGTAATATTCAGACAA gttcaaagaaaaagaaagcggCAAAACCACTGAGCTTCAAAGTCGGTGTTGGAAAAGTGATACGAGGC tGGGACGAAGCTCTGCTGACCATGAGCAAAGGGGAGAAGGCTCACCTGGAAATTGAACCGGAATGGGCTTATGGGAAGAAAGGGCAGCCGGATGCAAA AATTCCACCAAATGCAAAACTTTTCTTTGAAGTGGAACTGGTGGATATTGAATGA